In the Ilumatobacteraceae bacterium genome, one interval contains:
- a CDS encoding Zn-dependent hydrolase, whose amino-acid sequence MSTTVADLRIDGDRLLRRIEALGEIGAVLGPDGERGCARLALTDADRAGRDLVVTWMRDLGLSVEIDQIGNVFATLVGADPALAPVMTGSHIDTVRTGGRFDGNLGVLAGLEVVETLLSNGVTLDRSITVAFFTDEEGARFAPDMLGSLVYVGGLGIEDALDIRATDDGARLGDELERIGYGGSLPVPAADFPHRFVELHIEQGPVLEAAGVTIGVVEGVQGISWTELTISGQSAHAGTTPMRLRHDPLVVAARVTTFVRDLATGLGGDQVATVGRLDVHPDLVNVVPSTVTMTIDLRNTDDAILRDAERRLGEFLSAAAADEGVTVEHRSLARFAPVSFDADMIRLVETTATTLGYSTRRMSSGAGHDAQMLSRVCPTSMIFTPSVGGLSHNIAEFTEPDDLVAGANVLLQVMVHHADLGSAGSDV is encoded by the coding sequence ATGAGCACCACGGTCGCAGATCTCCGCATCGATGGCGACCGTCTGCTGCGCCGGATCGAGGCCCTCGGCGAGATCGGGGCGGTGCTCGGCCCCGACGGCGAACGGGGATGCGCCAGGTTGGCGCTCACCGACGCCGACCGAGCGGGGCGCGACCTGGTCGTCACCTGGATGCGCGACCTCGGCCTGTCGGTCGAGATCGACCAGATCGGGAACGTGTTCGCCACGCTGGTGGGCGCCGACCCGGCGCTGGCGCCGGTCATGACGGGTTCGCACATCGACACCGTGCGGACCGGCGGACGGTTCGACGGCAACCTGGGCGTGCTCGCCGGGCTCGAGGTCGTCGAGACGTTGCTGTCCAACGGCGTGACGCTCGACCGGAGCATCACGGTGGCGTTCTTCACCGACGAGGAGGGCGCCCGCTTCGCTCCCGACATGCTCGGGAGCCTCGTCTACGTCGGTGGGCTCGGCATCGAGGACGCACTCGACATCCGGGCGACCGACGACGGTGCTCGACTCGGCGACGAGCTCGAACGGATCGGCTACGGCGGTTCGTTGCCGGTTCCGGCCGCCGACTTCCCGCACCGGTTCGTCGAACTCCACATCGAGCAGGGGCCCGTCCTCGAAGCTGCCGGGGTGACCATCGGCGTCGTCGAAGGTGTGCAGGGGATCTCGTGGACCGAGCTCACCATCTCGGGCCAGTCGGCGCATGCGGGCACCACCCCGATGCGGCTGCGTCACGATCCGCTCGTCGTCGCGGCCCGGGTGACGACGTTCGTGCGCGATCTCGCGACCGGGCTCGGCGGCGATCAGGTCGCCACGGTCGGCCGGCTCGACGTCCATCCCGACCTCGTCAACGTCGTCCCCTCGACCGTGACCATGACCATCGACCTGCGCAACACCGACGATGCGATCCTGCGCGACGCCGAGCGGCGCCTCGGCGAGTTCCTGTCGGCGGCGGCCGCCGACGAGGGCGTGACGGTCGAACATCGGTCGCTGGCGCGGTTCGCCCCGGTGTCGTTCGACGCCGACATGATCCGACTCGTCGAGACCACGGCGACGACGCTCGGCTACAGCACCCGCCGGATGAGCAGCGGTGCCGGCCACGACGCGCAGATGCTGTCGCGCGTGTGTCCGACCTCGATGATCTTCACGCCGAGCGTCGGCGGCTTGAGCCACAACATCGCCGAGTTCACCGAGCCCGACGACCTGGTCG
- a CDS encoding site-2 protease family protein, whose product MNSGSLQLGTVSGISVKVHWSVGLISMLLGVSLAQEIGLFPGAIAVVAFMASILVHEFAHALTAQRFGVGTESIQLWALGGVARLDRESPSAKAEGWIAAAGPIASIAVALGSLGAWTLLGGADSGSRYVAVLGWLGVINALLSVFNLLPGAPLDGGRIVKAVRWAMHGDRHRAAREAGRAGIAIGWATAALGFFLIMREQSGIWLIITGAFIAVNAHVEIAAATIAGHLSGSKVRDLTWFGLAEAGEDMDADSMLWQRGRLGSAGAVTITDAAGNAQGLAFEDDMWAVPADERPWVMLTQMMVPFDRTAQAGPDDDLASVLPKINPARPIVTVWQDGRLVGLVPPRRLRERLAAAGL is encoded by the coding sequence ATGAACTCGGGTTCGTTGCAGCTCGGCACCGTGTCGGGCATCTCGGTCAAGGTCCACTGGAGCGTCGGCCTGATCTCCATGCTGCTCGGCGTCAGCCTGGCCCAGGAGATCGGCCTGTTCCCCGGTGCGATCGCGGTCGTCGCGTTCATGGCGTCGATCCTCGTCCACGAGTTCGCCCACGCTCTGACGGCCCAGCGGTTCGGCGTCGGCACCGAGTCGATCCAGCTCTGGGCCCTCGGCGGTGTCGCCCGTCTCGACCGCGAATCACCGTCGGCCAAGGCCGAGGGTTGGATCGCAGCGGCTGGCCCGATCGCCAGCATCGCCGTCGCACTCGGCAGCCTCGGGGCATGGACCCTCCTCGGTGGCGCCGACAGCGGCAGCCGATACGTCGCCGTCCTCGGCTGGTTGGGCGTGATCAACGCGCTGCTGTCGGTGTTCAACCTCCTGCCGGGTGCCCCGCTCGACGGCGGCCGCATCGTCAAGGCGGTTCGCTGGGCGATGCACGGAGATCGTCATCGTGCCGCGCGCGAGGCGGGGCGGGCCGGCATCGCGATCGGCTGGGCGACCGCAGCCCTCGGCTTCTTCCTGATCATGCGTGAGCAGAGCGGCATCTGGCTGATCATCACCGGAGCGTTCATCGCGGTCAACGCCCACGTCGAGATCGCCGCCGCGACCATCGCCGGCCACCTCAGCGGTTCCAAGGTCCGCGACCTCACCTGGTTCGGCCTCGCGGAGGCCGGCGAGGACATGGACGCCGACTCGATGCTGTGGCAGCGGGGGCGACTGGGTTCGGCCGGCGCCGTGACGATCACCGACGCTGCGGGCAACGCGCAGGGCCTGGCGTTCGAGGACGACATGTGGGCGGTACCCGCCGACGAGCGGCCGTGGGTGATGCTCACGCAGATGATGGTGCCGTTCGATCGCACCGCGCAGGCCGGTCCCGACGACGACCTCGCGTCGGTCCTGCCCAAGATCAATCCCGCTCGGCCGATCGTGACCGTCTGGCAAGACGGTCGACTGGTCGGCCTGGTGCCGCCACGTCGGCTCCGCGAACGCCTCGCGGCCGCCGGACTGTGA
- a CDS encoding phosphoribosyltransferase, whose protein sequence is MSEEREILTWELFGTASRELAQMVADDDFEPDMVLSIARGGLLIGGAMGYALSVKNTYTMNVEFYTGVDERLEVPRILPPAPDFVDLHDAKILIVDDVADTGHTLKSVDDFCEGKVGEVRTAVIYEKSHSVVKCDYVWKRTDLWINFPWSDQPPVAKRDWSVADA, encoded by the coding sequence ATGTCTGAAGAGCGTGAGATCTTGACGTGGGAACTGTTCGGAACGGCGTCGAGAGAGCTCGCGCAGATGGTCGCCGACGACGATTTCGAGCCCGACATGGTGCTCTCGATCGCACGGGGCGGCCTGCTCATCGGCGGAGCGATGGGGTACGCCCTGTCGGTCAAGAACACCTACACGATGAACGTCGAGTTCTACACCGGCGTCGACGAACGACTCGAGGTCCCGCGGATCCTGCCGCCGGCGCCTGACTTCGTCGACCTGCACGATGCGAAGATCCTCATCGTCGACGACGTCGCCGACACCGGTCACACGCTCAAGAGCGTCGACGACTTCTGCGAAGGCAAGGTCGGCGAGGTCCGCACCGCGGTGATCTACGAGAAGTCGCACTCGGTCGTCAAGTGTGACTACGTGTGGAAGCGCACCGACCTGTGGATCAACTTCCCGTGGTCGGATCAGCCGCCGGTCGCCAAGCGCGACTGGAGCGTCGCCGACGCCTGA
- the pucD gene encoding xanthine dehydrogenase subunit D, with the protein MSLTDAATWAGHLGLGTSPTRPDGIAKVMGTFEFSSDLGGDGVLWGATLRSPHPHARIIRVDPSAAWQIDGVETVITADDVPGVMHYGLIDQDQPVFASDVVRYVGEPVAAVAADHPETCRRALEAIVVEYELLEPVLDPDEVIAGRAPAIHPAGNMLREQRVEHGDATATGAVVVEGTYDIGMQDQAFLGLEAALAIPDSGGGGVELHVATQWLHEDRGQIAACLGLPEEQVRLVLGGVGGAFGAREDISLQVHTCLLALRLGRPVRMHYTRAESFLGHVHRHPATIWMRHHATADGEIVKIEARFVFDGGAYSSTSSAVLLNAITHTQGPYRCPNAVVEGFAVRTNHLPCGAMRGFGVVQACYAHESQMDKLAAAAGLDPIEVRLRNAMRTGDVMITGQVMDSVAPVEECIRETVALPFPDEPVGGHDGDVMRLPGGAGRTADAQHVVRGIGYGVAMKNLMYSEGFDDYATARCRLVDGVATLKFATAEVGQGFVTLASQIARTVLGVDEVVLDRIDTGVGSAGSTSASRQTWMSGGAVQAACEAVRQRLFERLADEHGLDASTLAIDGRDVVETTGSFRMPVVDATSTGELDETAVYRHRATEELDERGQGNCHVAFAFVAHRAVVDVDVELGLVKVVQVATAQDIGRALNPLSVTGQIEGGIAQGLGLAVMEEIVQIDGVIRNASFTDYLLPTMLDMPPVVTTLIEQYEPLSPLGAKGVGEPPCISVTPAIAAAIRDAVRQAGRTHTIDRVPVRPIDIIGL; encoded by the coding sequence ATGAGCCTCACCGACGCCGCCACGTGGGCCGGCCACCTCGGGCTCGGCACGTCGCCGACCCGCCCCGACGGGATCGCCAAGGTGATGGGCACATTCGAGTTCTCGAGTGATCTCGGCGGCGACGGCGTGCTCTGGGGCGCCACCCTGCGATCACCGCACCCGCACGCGCGGATCATCCGGGTCGACCCGTCGGCCGCATGGCAGATCGACGGCGTCGAGACCGTCATCACCGCCGACGACGTGCCCGGCGTCATGCACTACGGGCTGATCGACCAGGACCAACCGGTCTTCGCTTCCGACGTCGTCCGATACGTGGGCGAACCCGTCGCCGCAGTGGCCGCCGATCATCCGGAGACGTGCCGTCGGGCACTCGAGGCGATCGTCGTCGAGTACGAACTCTTGGAACCGGTGCTCGATCCCGACGAGGTGATCGCCGGGCGTGCGCCGGCGATCCACCCCGCCGGCAACATGCTCCGCGAACAACGGGTCGAACACGGCGACGCGACCGCGACCGGTGCCGTCGTCGTCGAGGGCACCTACGACATCGGCATGCAGGACCAGGCGTTCCTGGGTCTCGAGGCAGCGCTCGCGATCCCCGACAGCGGGGGCGGAGGCGTCGAACTCCACGTCGCCACGCAGTGGCTGCACGAAGACCGCGGGCAGATCGCGGCGTGTCTCGGGTTGCCGGAAGAACAGGTCCGGCTCGTGCTCGGTGGTGTCGGCGGCGCGTTCGGTGCCCGCGAAGACATCTCCCTGCAAGTCCACACCTGCCTGCTCGCCCTCCGTCTCGGGCGCCCGGTGCGCATGCACTACACCCGAGCCGAGAGCTTCCTCGGTCACGTCCATCGGCATCCGGCGACCATCTGGATGCGGCACCACGCGACCGCCGATGGGGAGATCGTCAAGATCGAGGCTCGTTTCGTGTTCGACGGCGGCGCCTACTCGTCGACCTCGTCGGCCGTGCTGCTCAATGCGATCACGCACACGCAGGGCCCGTACCGCTGCCCGAATGCGGTCGTCGAGGGTTTCGCGGTTCGCACCAACCACCTGCCGTGCGGCGCCATGCGCGGGTTCGGCGTGGTGCAGGCCTGTTACGCGCACGAGTCGCAGATGGACAAGCTGGCCGCCGCAGCGGGCCTCGACCCGATCGAGGTGCGGTTGCGCAATGCGATGCGCACGGGCGACGTCATGATCACCGGGCAGGTGATGGACAGCGTGGCGCCGGTCGAGGAGTGCATCCGTGAGACGGTCGCTCTGCCGTTCCCCGACGAACCGGTCGGCGGACACGACGGCGACGTCATGCGACTGCCCGGTGGGGCGGGACGCACCGCCGATGCACAGCACGTGGTGCGCGGCATCGGCTACGGCGTGGCGATGAAGAACCTCATGTACTCCGAGGGGTTCGACGATTACGCCACCGCACGCTGTCGGCTCGTCGACGGCGTCGCCACCCTCAAGTTCGCCACGGCCGAGGTCGGGCAGGGGTTCGTCACGCTCGCGAGCCAGATCGCGCGAACCGTGCTCGGCGTCGACGAGGTCGTGCTCGATCGGATCGACACCGGCGTCGGTTCGGCAGGTTCGACGTCGGCGTCGCGTCAGACGTGGATGAGCGGGGGAGCGGTGCAGGCAGCCTGCGAAGCCGTTCGTCAACGGTTGTTCGAGCGCCTGGCCGACGAACACGGCCTCGACGCGTCGACCCTCGCGATCGACGGTCGCGACGTCGTCGAGACGACCGGGAGCTTCCGGATGCCGGTGGTCGACGCCACGAGCACCGGCGAACTCGACGAGACCGCCGTGTACCGTCACCGCGCCACCGAAGAACTCGACGAGCGTGGTCAGGGCAACTGTCACGTCGCGTTCGCGTTCGTCGCCCACCGGGCGGTGGTCGACGTCGACGTCGAGCTCGGGCTGGTCAAGGTGGTACAGGTCGCGACCGCCCAGGACATCGGGCGGGCGCTCAACCCGCTCTCGGTGACCGGCCAGATCGAGGGCGGCATCGCTCAGGGCCTTGGTCTCGCGGTGATGGAGGAGATCGTCCAGATCGACGGGGTGATCCGCAACGCGAGCTTCACCGACTACCTGTTGCCGACCATGCTCGACATGCCGCCGGTCGTGACGACGCTGATCGAGCAGTACGAGCCGCTGTCGCCGCTGGGCGCCAAGGGAGTCGGCGAGCCGCCGTGCATCTCGGTCACGCCGGCGATCGCCGCTGCGATCCGCGACGCCGTGCGTCAGGCCGGCCGCACCCACACCATCGATCGCGTGCCGGTCCGGCCGATCGACATCATCGGTTTGTGA
- a CDS encoding (2Fe-2S)-binding protein, whose product MSEIYTLHVNGQEREVRDAWIGENLLYVLRERLGLMAAKGACEQGECGSCSVQVGGELVCACLVMAAAAVDEPIVTVEGLGDAPTDVQRAFVDTGAVQCGFCTPGLIIAAHHLLEQHSEPTEMQIREELSGNVCRCTGYGRIIEAVQQVAVTRREGAR is encoded by the coding sequence ATGAGCGAGATCTACACCCTGCACGTCAACGGCCAGGAGCGCGAGGTCCGCGATGCCTGGATCGGCGAGAACCTGCTCTACGTCCTCAGGGAGCGCCTGGGCCTGATGGCCGCCAAGGGTGCCTGTGAGCAGGGGGAATGTGGCTCGTGCTCGGTCCAAGTCGGCGGCGAACTCGTGTGCGCCTGCCTCGTCATGGCCGCAGCGGCGGTCGACGAGCCGATCGTGACCGTCGAGGGGCTGGGCGACGCGCCGACCGACGTCCAACGGGCCTTCGTCGACACCGGCGCCGTTCAGTGCGGGTTCTGCACGCCCGGCCTCATCATCGCCGCCCACCATCTGCTCGAACAGCACTCGGAGCCGACCGAGATGCAGATCCGGGAGGAGCTCTCCGGCAACGTGTGCCGGTGCACCGGGTACGGCCGGATCATCGAAGCCGTGCAACAGGTCGCGGTCACACGACGCGAGGGTGCACGATGA